From a single Aquificaceae bacterium genomic region:
- the ilvN gene encoding acetolactate synthase small subunit: MADTLGTAQLDAVKAPLFREVKKGEVRKHIITLTVRNELGVLARIATLIAGKGYNIEGLSVGETHERGTSRMTLEVIGDDVVIDQVVKQLRKLIDTIKVKDLTDTPHVERELALVKVHTATPRARDEVLRLVEIFRCRVVDVSPETYTVEITGTEDKVNAFIELVKPFGIKEMARTGKVAMKRESSSQEEE; this comes from the coding sequence ATGGCAGATACTCTTGGCACTGCACAGCTTGATGCAGTAAAGGCTCCCCTTTTCAGAGAAGTCAAAAAGGGAGAGGTTCGCAAGCACATAATAACTTTAACAGTCCGGAATGAGCTCGGAGTTCTCGCGCGCATAGCAACCCTTATAGCAGGCAAAGGCTACAACATAGAGGGGCTTTCCGTGGGAGAAACCCACGAGAGGGGCACCTCCCGCATGACCCTTGAGGTTATAGGCGACGATGTGGTCATAGACCAGGTGGTAAAACAGCTCAGGAAACTAATAGATACCATAAAGGTAAAAGACCTAACAGACACGCCTCACGTGGAAAGAGAGCTTGCCCTCGTAAAGGTTCACACCGCAACGCCAAGGGCAAGAGATGAGGTTCTCAGGCTTGTGGAGATATTCAGATGCAGGGTAGTGGATGTCTCTCCTGAGACATACACGGTGGAGATAACCGGCACAGAGGACAAGGTAAACGCCTTTATAGAGCTAGTCAAGCCCTTTGGGATAAAGGAAATGGCAAGGACTGGCAAGGTTGCCATGAAGAGGGAAAGCTCCTCTCAGGAGGAAGAGTGA
- a CDS encoding GGDEF domain-containing protein, which yields MSIKRRVALSLIVSLAITLSVAFVLLYFISSQILERRIEETYRLIYDNYRELLKREEKNLKILAGYTPLPSTYYYKEKISETKCEEVSYYSVTSAGPYYGINRQYSEGCFFVGINLEEILRFMESMMGVDWVVYYDREFVPDFARGDLDAFMKDKVVIGDVVIDRFSRQDVLTLPLNVKGYVLYGGLLEKNLLMEIPLTSMKGLPVGRIILIKDVSGLYREAYMVFLVLAIYSAFMASFLALMLFRVVSGVVNRIAFLKNITARIEKKDFSVVHLLENSEEKLRDEVYELKHSIHNMALSLKSAFEELQEKKSELEQLAYYDPLTGLPNRRFFFDHASLILESSKRYGNPLSLLVMDIDHFKKINDTYGHEAGDLVLKSFADIVRKSIRQSDLPARLGGEEFVLLMTNTNLQQGKVVAERIRVSFQNSLIVYEEREIRATLSGGLASFAPGIESIDDLIRMADEALYRAKELGRNRIEVYKP from the coding sequence ATGTCAATAAAAAGGAGGGTGGCACTCAGCCTCATCGTCTCTCTTGCCATAACCCTCTCTGTCGCCTTTGTCCTTCTATACTTTATATCTTCTCAGATTCTTGAAAGAAGGATTGAAGAAACTTACAGGCTTATTTATGATAACTACAGAGAGCTTTTAAAGAGAGAGGAGAAAAACCTCAAAATTCTCGCTGGCTACACGCCACTTCCTTCCACTTACTACTACAAAGAAAAAATCTCAGAAACAAAATGTGAGGAAGTATCATACTACTCTGTAACTTCTGCAGGACCCTACTATGGTATAAACAGGCAGTATTCTGAGGGCTGTTTCTTTGTAGGTATAAACCTTGAGGAAATACTCAGATTTATGGAAAGCATGATGGGTGTGGACTGGGTGGTATACTACGATAGAGAGTTTGTCCCTGACTTTGCAAGGGGAGATCTTGACGCCTTTATGAAGGATAAGGTGGTTATCGGCGATGTGGTTATAGACAGGTTTTCCAGACAGGATGTGCTTACCTTACCCCTCAACGTCAAGGGCTACGTGCTGTATGGTGGTTTACTTGAAAAGAATCTGCTTATGGAAATCCCCCTTACCAGTATGAAAGGTTTGCCTGTGGGCAGAATAATTCTTATAAAGGATGTTTCCGGGCTCTACAGGGAAGCCTACATGGTTTTTCTTGTGCTTGCCATCTACTCAGCCTTCATGGCGTCCTTTTTAGCCCTTATGCTCTTCAGGGTTGTTTCAGGGGTTGTAAACAGGATAGCTTTTCTGAAAAACATAACAGCAAGAATAGAGAAGAAGGACTTTTCTGTAGTGCACCTTCTTGAGAACTCAGAGGAGAAATTGAGAGATGAAGTCTATGAACTAAAGCATAGCATACACAACATGGCTCTGAGCCTGAAATCTGCCTTTGAGGAGCTCCAAGAAAAGAAGTCTGAACTTGAACAACTTGCATACTACGACCCACTCACCGGGCTTCCCAACAGAAGATTTTTCTTTGACCACGCAAGCCTGATTCTTGAGAGTTCAAAAAGATACGGAAATCCCCTTAGCCTTCTGGTCATGGACATAGACCACTTTAAGAAGATAAACGACACCTACGGTCACGAAGCCGGCGACCTTGTATTGAAAAGTTTTGCGGATATTGTGAGAAAGAGCATAAGACAGTCAGACCTGCCAGCAAGGCTTGGGGGAGAAGAGTTTGTTCTTCTAATGACCAACACAAACCTCCAGCAGGGCAAGGTTGTTGCAGAGAGGATAAGGGTCAGTTTCCAGAACAGTCTTATAGTTTATGAAGAAAGGGAGATAAGGGCAACACTTAGCGGCGGTCTTGCCAGCTTTGCTCCAGGCATTGAAAGCATTGACGACCTTATAAGAATGGCAGATGAGGCCCTTTACAGGGCAAAGGAGTTAGGGAGGAACAGAATAGAGGTTTATAAGCCTTAA
- a CDS encoding FAD-dependent oxidoreductase → MVTRRDLLKSVGVGAVALGVSSQPVFAAAERVVKMEALMPPPKGNRVVVCGGGWAGLTVAKYLKRENPNIDVVLIEQRPNFFSCPISNPWLANLVNLDFISHDYLQPATKYGYRFVNDKVIGIERDRKRVYTTRGFIEYNYLVLAPGIRYNYAPWFGDNADLIRFTKMNFPPAYIPGSEHLALKRKIWEFEEGDFIITVPPGAYRCPPAPYERACMVAEVFKRNKAKGRVILLDPKEDIAPKGPGFRMAYEQVYLGIVEVVTKASIKEIDPVKKVIKTTAGDFKFADANIIPPQQAGELVWMADLIAKDKEGKPTGWADQDPLTFQAKADPNVFLVGDVISPALGVAYPKSGHMGNSQGKIVAKVIASRIAGKEAPLALPDNTCYSMVNGSPQEAIVINVTYEYNRQENKITPKPRTINERSEALAKATYEWARAMYKDMFS, encoded by the coding sequence ATGGTTACAAGGCGTGACCTTTTAAAGTCTGTAGGAGTAGGGGCTGTTGCTCTCGGAGTTTCATCACAACCTGTTTTTGCAGCGGCAGAAAGGGTTGTAAAGATGGAAGCTCTCATGCCTCCACCAAAAGGCAACAGGGTGGTAGTCTGCGGTGGTGGATGGGCTGGTCTCACTGTAGCAAAGTATCTCAAGAGGGAAAACCCTAACATAGATGTGGTCCTCATAGAACAGAGGCCCAACTTCTTCTCATGCCCCATATCCAACCCATGGCTTGCCAACCTGGTAAACCTGGACTTTATATCCCATGATTATCTCCAGCCTGCTACTAAGTATGGCTACAGGTTTGTAAACGATAAGGTTATAGGCATAGAAAGGGATAGAAAAAGGGTTTATACCACAAGGGGATTCATAGAGTATAACTACCTTGTTCTTGCCCCCGGTATACGCTATAACTACGCTCCCTGGTTTGGAGACAACGCGGACCTTATAAGGTTTACAAAGATGAACTTTCCTCCCGCATACATACCGGGTTCAGAACACCTCGCCCTCAAGAGGAAAATATGGGAGTTTGAAGAGGGAGACTTCATCATAACAGTTCCACCTGGAGCATACAGGTGCCCACCCGCCCCATACGAAAGGGCATGTATGGTGGCAGAAGTTTTCAAGAGAAACAAGGCGAAGGGAAGGGTAATACTTCTTGACCCTAAGGAAGATATAGCCCCCAAGGGTCCTGGCTTCAGAATGGCATATGAACAGGTTTATCTTGGCATAGTGGAGGTGGTTACAAAAGCATCCATAAAAGAGATAGACCCCGTAAAGAAGGTTATAAAGACAACTGCTGGAGACTTCAAGTTTGCTGATGCCAACATAATACCACCCCAGCAGGCTGGAGAACTCGTCTGGATGGCAGACCTGATAGCAAAGGACAAGGAGGGCAAGCCCACCGGCTGGGCAGACCAGGACCCGCTCACCTTCCAGGCAAAGGCTGACCCCAACGTCTTTCTGGTGGGTGATGTTATATCTCCAGCCCTTGGGGTAGCCTATCCAAAGAGCGGACATATGGGCAACTCTCAGGGTAAGATTGTGGCAAAGGTTATCGCATCAAGGATAGCGGGTAAAGAGGCTCCTCTTGCGTTGCCAGATAACACATGCTACTCTATGGTCAACGGCTCACCTCAGGAAGCAATTGTTATAAACGTCACCTACGAGTATAACAGGCAAGAAAACAAGATAACCCCAAAACCAAGAACAATAAACGAAAGGTCGGAAGCTCTTGCAAAAGCAACTTACGAATGGGCAAGGGCCATGTATAAGGACATGTTCTCCTGA
- a CDS encoding (2Fe-2S)-binding protein gives MDRRDFIKTCSTVAVASMLDASFFSQVLAQQKDGMFQAYKKALLVKQDGSPLKEEDIRPHVNYIFFYPHTATPCYLINLGETVPPAEIRLKDGKSYRWGGGIGSRKSIVAYSAICAHQWSYPTPQYSFINYYPPDAPSETTKKAGIIQCCAHLALYDPRNGGSVIDGPADFPLASIVLQEEEGKIYAVGVLGKDQFQQFFDNYRTELRQQYGSTVKARELVDNCTVMEVDKYVQAVVKC, from the coding sequence ATGGACAGAAGGGATTTCATAAAAACCTGCAGCACTGTAGCGGTGGCCTCAATGTTAGATGCCAGCTTTTTCTCTCAGGTGCTTGCACAGCAAAAGGATGGTATGTTTCAGGCTTACAAAAAGGCGTTGCTTGTAAAGCAGGATGGCTCCCCTCTCAAGGAGGAGGATATAAGGCCTCATGTAAACTACATCTTTTTCTACCCTCATACTGCCACACCCTGCTATTTAATTAACCTCGGTGAAACGGTCCCACCTGCGGAGATAAGGCTCAAAGACGGTAAAAGCTACAGGTGGGGTGGTGGGATTGGTTCCAGAAAGAGCATAGTAGCATACTCCGCCATTTGCGCCCATCAGTGGAGCTATCCAACTCCCCAGTATTCCTTCATAAACTACTATCCACCCGATGCTCCTTCAGAAACCACAAAGAAAGCGGGTATAATCCAGTGCTGTGCCCATCTTGCCCTATACGACCCCAGAAATGGGGGTAGTGTTATAGATGGTCCGGCAGACTTCCCTCTCGCCTCAATAGTGCTTCAGGAAGAGGAAGGTAAGATTTACGCAGTGGGCGTTCTGGGCAAAGACCAGTTTCAGCAGTTTTTTGACAACTACAGGACAGAGTTAAGACAGCAGTATGGCTCCACCGTAAAGGCAAGAGAGCTTGTAGATAATTGCACTGTTATGGAGGTGGATAAATATGTTCAGGCAGTTGTCAAGTGTTAA
- a CDS encoding FAD-dependent oxidoreductase: MRVVIVGNGPAAASAIEAFRKVDRDSDLIVLSDEEFPTYAPNCMENVIRGDISEEALFYKGGLSFYEKYRVDFRPKKEVVGVDNKRKVVIVRGGEEVPYDKCLLAAGAYAFVPPIPGVELGGVTTAKNLYDAKKIREWVLSGRVRSAVIVGAGPIGVEDAETLRHMGLEVHVVEFFDRVLPRMLDKFMAERYLKPLEEEGIHFYLNHQVVTIHGEDGWVEAVEIRPNGADRSRFIRTDMVILSTGVRPRTNLVADTDIKLHINEATGRVVGGILVNEYQQTSDPDVYAAGDICSGVDAWGNHRWIALFPPAQQAGAVAGFNMAGLKVKNPGLVDYNAVKTRSVTAGSGGTFEDSDSSFSFEWEGKLVKVFMKDGSVCGYQFVGLEKKRELNLRNRFLNSQKIKSWSEKLLLDRGLGLEASGVLFHHFIRFRERKLEEEVIRAIRLGMLRSLSNPALDVPIF; the protein is encoded by the coding sequence ATGCGTGTTGTAATAGTAGGCAACGGGCCTGCAGCCGCCAGTGCCATAGAAGCCTTCAGGAAAGTGGACAGAGATTCAGACCTTATAGTCCTGTCTGATGAGGAGTTCCCCACCTACGCACCCAACTGTATGGAAAATGTCATAAGGGGGGACATCTCAGAGGAAGCCCTCTTTTACAAGGGCGGCTTGTCCTTTTATGAGAAATACAGGGTGGACTTCAGACCAAAAAAGGAAGTGGTAGGCGTAGATAACAAAAGAAAAGTGGTTATTGTCAGAGGGGGAGAAGAAGTGCCCTACGACAAATGTCTTCTTGCCGCCGGAGCTTATGCCTTTGTCCCACCCATACCCGGCGTGGAGCTTGGGGGTGTGACCACTGCCAAGAACCTCTACGATGCAAAAAAGATAAGGGAGTGGGTGCTTTCTGGAAGGGTAAGGAGCGCCGTAATAGTGGGCGCGGGTCCTATAGGTGTGGAAGATGCGGAAACTCTCAGGCACATGGGGCTTGAGGTGCATGTGGTGGAATTTTTTGACAGAGTTCTGCCAAGGATGTTAGACAAGTTTATGGCAGAGAGGTATTTAAAGCCCCTTGAGGAGGAGGGGATTCATTTCTATCTGAACCATCAGGTGGTTACCATACACGGTGAAGATGGCTGGGTGGAGGCTGTGGAGATACGTCCTAACGGTGCTGACAGGAGCAGGTTCATAAGGACGGACATGGTCATTCTCTCCACTGGCGTCCGACCGAGAACTAACCTGGTGGCGGACACGGATATAAAGCTTCACATAAATGAAGCCACAGGCAGGGTTGTGGGTGGTATTCTTGTGAACGAATACCAGCAGACCTCAGACCCGGATGTTTACGCCGCCGGTGATATATGCTCTGGAGTTGATGCATGGGGTAATCACAGATGGATTGCCCTTTTCCCGCCGGCACAGCAGGCTGGAGCGGTAGCAGGTTTTAACATGGCAGGACTGAAGGTTAAAAACCCGGGTCTTGTAGACTACAATGCGGTAAAGACAAGGTCTGTCACCGCCGGAAGCGGCGGGACCTTTGAAGACTCAGACAGCTCCTTCAGCTTTGAATGGGAGGGGAAGCTGGTAAAGGTTTTTATGAAAGATGGAAGCGTGTGTGGATACCAGTTTGTAGGGCTTGAGAAGAAAAGAGAGCTGAACCTCAGAAACAGGTTCTTAAACTCTCAAAAGATAAAGAGCTGGTCTGAGAAGCTACTCCTTGACAGGGGGCTTGGTCTTGAGGCAAGTGGTGTTCTCTTCCATCACTTCATAAGGTTCAGAGAAAGGAAGCTGGAAGAGGAGGTAATCAGGGCAATAAGGCTTGGCATGTTGAGGTCTCTATCCAATCCAGCCCTTGATGTTCCCATATTTTAA
- a CDS encoding leucyl aminopeptidase: MEVRTVSFKAEEVKEPLAIFVFEDSMENLNFLGELKEPVEKLLSAENFKGKEESLSKVSLLVNGQVRVFYVAGLGKREKAGEDSYRVASALVAKRAGKDRVRSLYIYAGSLDYRLSKAIAEGAILGSYRFDKYKTKREEENSLKLEEVFIHGAEGEAVSVGKILAEAQNFTRDLVNEPGNVINPITLAEIAQRVAQEQGLECRVYDEREIQEMGMQALWSVGKGSATPPRFVHMVYRPEGEPRARIAIVGKGLTFDSGGLNIKTGDYMRTMKMDKSGACAVIGIMKALAQLRPQVEVHGIFGAAENMPSGTAYRPDDIIRAMNGKTIEVDNTDAEGRVTLADALSYASNLGVSRIIDMATLTGACMVALGEYTAGLFTNDEEFAEEILALSKLTGERLWKLPMDDRRLREKIKKGEGDVLNSGGRYGGAITAAMFLEEFVGEGIKWVHLDIAGPAHLREEFSYYSKGGTGFGVRTCVEYIMKLDGSS, encoded by the coding sequence ATGGAAGTAAGAACTGTCAGTTTTAAAGCGGAAGAGGTAAAAGAACCCCTTGCTATTTTTGTCTTTGAAGATAGTATGGAAAACCTTAACTTTCTGGGAGAGTTAAAAGAGCCAGTGGAAAAACTCCTCTCTGCAGAGAACTTCAAGGGCAAGGAGGAGAGCCTTTCAAAAGTAAGCCTGCTTGTGAATGGTCAGGTAAGGGTTTTCTATGTAGCAGGCCTTGGCAAAAGGGAAAAGGCGGGAGAGGACTCTTACAGAGTGGCATCAGCTCTGGTGGCAAAGAGGGCGGGCAAAGACAGGGTGAGGAGTCTTTACATATATGCTGGAAGCCTTGACTACAGGCTGAGCAAGGCAATAGCGGAGGGTGCAATCCTCGGGAGTTATCGCTTTGACAAATATAAGACAAAAAGGGAAGAAGAGAACAGCTTAAAACTAGAGGAGGTATTCATACACGGGGCTGAAGGGGAGGCCGTCAGCGTGGGGAAAATCCTCGCAGAGGCTCAGAACTTTACGAGAGACCTTGTGAACGAACCCGGTAACGTGATAAACCCCATAACTCTTGCAGAAATTGCCCAGAGAGTAGCTCAGGAACAAGGGCTTGAGTGCAGGGTATACGACGAGAGGGAAATACAGGAGATGGGTATGCAGGCCCTCTGGAGCGTGGGCAAGGGCTCTGCCACACCCCCAAGGTTTGTTCATATGGTTTACAGACCAGAAGGTGAGCCAAGGGCAAGGATAGCCATTGTGGGTAAGGGTCTTACCTTTGACAGCGGTGGTCTTAACATAAAGACGGGAGATTACATGAGGACCATGAAGATGGACAAGTCGGGCGCATGTGCAGTGATTGGTATAATGAAGGCTCTTGCCCAGCTAAGACCTCAGGTGGAGGTGCATGGCATATTTGGTGCTGCGGAGAACATGCCCAGCGGAACCGCCTACAGACCTGACGATATAATCAGGGCGATGAACGGAAAAACCATAGAGGTGGACAACACGGACGCTGAGGGAAGGGTCACCCTTGCAGATGCCCTTTCTTACGCGTCAAACCTCGGCGTCTCAAGGATAATAGATATGGCAACGCTGACTGGGGCCTGCATGGTCGCACTGGGCGAATACACAGCAGGGCTCTTTACCAACGACGAGGAATTTGCAGAAGAAATCCTTGCACTATCAAAGCTAACTGGAGAGAGGCTCTGGAAGCTGCCCATGGATGACAGAAGGCTCAGGGAAAAGATTAAAAAAGGAGAAGGTGATGTGCTCAACTCTGGTGGTCGCTATGGGGGCGCCATAACCGCCGCCATGTTCCTGGAAGAATTTGTGGGTGAAGGGATAAAGTGGGTGCACCTTGACATAGCCGGACCTGCACATCTCAGAGAGGAGTTCTCTTACTACTCAAAGGGTGGAACGGGCTTTGGAGTAAGGACATGCGTGGAGTATATAATGAAGTTAGACGGCTCCTCCTAA
- the pdxA gene encoding 4-hydroxythreonine-4-phosphate dehydrogenase PdxA, which yields MLKIGITIGDPAGVGPELIVRLSRYFDPEKAYVIYGEKKIIEAVQIELGVDLELREVFTVDEVKEPGVYIADLNISETDRPLPSLTSGKVAVAYLGRAVVDAVYGKVHGLLTMPINKFWARLAGFSYEGQTEFLAQACNVREYAMFMHSEKLKVVPFTTHIPLRDVPERVRRDEIVRKVKLISREFRRLFEIEPSIGVLGLNPHAGDMGAIGEEDMREIAPAVEVLKEEGYKVDGPLSPDSAFLNPSYDLYLCMYHDQGLIPFKLLAFREGVNLTLGLPFVRTSPDHGVAYDIAWKGIADEGPSLSALRLCEKLAGKTCQ from the coding sequence ATGCTCAAAATAGGTATAACCATAGGTGACCCTGCAGGTGTGGGACCAGAGCTGATAGTCAGGCTCTCAAGATACTTTGACCCTGAAAAGGCCTACGTCATATACGGAGAGAAAAAGATAATAGAAGCGGTTCAGATAGAGCTTGGTGTAGACCTTGAGCTGAGGGAAGTGTTCACAGTGGATGAGGTAAAAGAGCCCGGCGTATACATAGCAGACCTGAACATAAGCGAGACGGACAGACCCCTGCCTTCCCTCACCTCCGGCAAAGTGGCGGTTGCCTACCTGGGAAGGGCTGTGGTGGATGCAGTCTATGGAAAGGTGCATGGGCTATTAACTATGCCCATAAACAAATTCTGGGCAAGGCTTGCTGGCTTTTCCTACGAGGGGCAGACGGAGTTTCTTGCTCAGGCCTGCAATGTGAGGGAATACGCCATGTTCATGCACTCAGAAAAGCTAAAAGTAGTGCCTTTTACCACACATATACCCCTGAGGGATGTGCCAGAAAGGGTAAGAAGGGATGAGATAGTCAGAAAGGTAAAACTCATAAGCAGGGAGTTCAGGAGGCTTTTTGAAATTGAGCCTTCCATCGGTGTTCTTGGACTTAACCCTCATGCAGGAGATATGGGAGCCATAGGTGAGGAAGACATGAGGGAAATAGCCCCTGCGGTGGAAGTCCTGAAGGAGGAGGGCTACAAAGTTGACGGACCCCTTTCCCCAGACAGCGCCTTTTTAAACCCCAGCTACGACCTATACCTCTGCATGTATCACGACCAGGGTCTTATACCCTTCAAACTGCTTGCTTTCAGAGAAGGTGTTAACCTTACCCTTGGGCTGCCCTTTGTGCGAACCTCCCCGGACCATGGCGTTGCTTACGATATAGCCTGGAAGGGCATAGCGGACGAGGGTCCATCTCTTAGTGCTCTCAGGCTGTGTGAAAAGCTTGCAGGGAAAACATGTCAATAA
- the purQ gene encoding phosphoribosylformylglycinamidine synthase I, whose translation MKFAVCVFPGSNCDYDTFYVIRDLLGCEVSFVDHNTGHLEGFDCVVLPGGFSFGDYLRAGVLASKTPLGNAVVEFAQKGGLVLGICNGFQILTELHLLPGALLKNENMRFVCRDVYLRVENNSLPFTRSFEKDEVIRLPIAHGEGRYYVPEEELSRMEERGQIVLRYCDENGNVSPESNPNGSVGNIAGVCNREGNVFGLMPHPERACEDLLGYRDGIILWHSLVA comes from the coding sequence ATGAAATTTGCTGTATGTGTGTTCCCGGGCTCCAACTGCGACTACGATACTTTCTATGTGATAAGAGACCTTCTGGGGTGTGAAGTGAGTTTTGTTGACCACAACACGGGGCATTTGGAGGGCTTTGACTGTGTGGTGCTTCCAGGTGGCTTTTCCTTTGGTGATTATCTGAGGGCCGGTGTGCTTGCCAGCAAGACACCCCTTGGGAATGCGGTGGTAGAGTTTGCACAGAAGGGTGGCCTTGTGCTGGGTATATGCAATGGCTTTCAGATACTCACGGAGCTTCACCTCCTGCCGGGAGCCCTGCTAAAGAACGAGAACATGAGGTTTGTGTGCAGGGATGTCTATCTCAGGGTTGAGAACAACTCTCTGCCCTTTACCAGAAGCTTTGAAAAGGATGAGGTCATAAGGCTACCCATTGCCCATGGAGAGGGTAGATACTATGTGCCTGAAGAAGAGCTGAGCAGGATGGAAGAGAGGGGTCAGATTGTGCTCAGATACTGTGATGAGAATGGGAACGTATCCCCGGAGTCAAACCCTAACGGTTCTGTGGGTAATATTGCAGGGGTGTGCAACAGAGAGGGAAATGTCTTTGGTCTCATGCCCCATCCAGAAAGGGCCTGTGAGGATTTACTTGGCTATCGGGATGGCATAATTCTCTGGCATTCTCTTGTGGCCTGA
- the ilvB gene encoding biosynthetic-type acetolactate synthase large subunit: MPRKGADIVIEALKEEDVELIFGHPGGAIMEVYDALYRDGGIRHILARHEQGAGHMAEGYAKATGKVGVAMSTSGPGATNLVTAIADAYMDSVPVVFITGQVPTHLIGNDAFQEVDIVGITRPITKHNFLVKSIEELPLIIRQAFYIARTGRPGPVLVDIPKDITQKLSDVRIPSSEEVKESLPGYRPHLEGNLQQIRRAVRLMMEAKRPVLYVGGGAVHAEAQKELVELAELMKIPVTTTNMGKGAFPELHPLSLHMLGMHGTYYANMAVYNCDLLIAVGARFDDRVTGKVEEFAPQAKIIHIDIDPASISKNIVVDVPIVGDVKIVLRKLLEELKREGAKLFFPEERQKWIEQIETWKKKHPLTYGNSSTMIKPQYVIEQIYEATRGEAIITTGVGQHQMWSAMFYKYSFPRQFINSGGLGTMGFGFPAGIGAKLGRPEREVFVIDGDGSFMMTMQEIITAVQYRVPVKVAIINNGYLGMVRQWQELFYDRRYSEVDLSIQPDFVKLAEACGAVGFRAEKPSEVREIIEEALKVQDRPVIMDFHVDREENVLPMVPAGKSYRDMILEDGKKSVEAETMYLVG, translated from the coding sequence ATGCCTAGAAAGGGTGCAGATATTGTAATAGAGGCTTTGAAGGAAGAGGATGTGGAGTTGATATTTGGTCATCCTGGCGGTGCCATAATGGAGGTATATGATGCTCTTTACAGGGATGGGGGAATAAGACACATCCTGGCAAGACACGAGCAGGGTGCAGGTCATATGGCAGAGGGATATGCCAAGGCAACTGGAAAGGTTGGCGTTGCCATGTCCACCTCTGGACCAGGTGCAACCAATTTAGTGACCGCCATAGCAGACGCATACATGGACTCTGTTCCTGTGGTCTTTATAACAGGGCAGGTCCCAACCCATCTCATAGGCAACGATGCCTTTCAGGAGGTGGACATAGTAGGAATAACGAGGCCCATTACCAAGCACAACTTTCTTGTCAAAAGTATAGAAGAGCTCCCCCTTATAATCCGTCAGGCCTTTTACATAGCAAGGACCGGCAGGCCTGGGCCTGTGCTCGTGGACATTCCCAAGGACATAACCCAGAAGCTGAGCGATGTAAGGATTCCTTCCTCTGAAGAGGTCAAAGAATCACTGCCCGGTTACAGACCCCATCTTGAGGGCAATCTTCAGCAGATAAGAAGGGCAGTGAGGCTCATGATGGAGGCAAAGAGGCCCGTGCTCTATGTGGGGGGTGGTGCAGTTCATGCAGAGGCTCAGAAAGAACTTGTGGAGCTTGCCGAGCTTATGAAGATTCCCGTGACTACCACAAACATGGGCAAAGGTGCCTTTCCTGAGCTGCATCCTCTGTCTCTGCACATGCTTGGCATGCACGGCACCTACTATGCCAACATGGCTGTTTACAACTGTGACCTTCTGATAGCAGTGGGTGCGCGTTTTGATGACAGGGTGACAGGAAAGGTGGAAGAGTTCGCACCTCAGGCCAAGATAATCCACATAGACATAGACCCTGCTTCCATCTCAAAGAACATAGTGGTGGATGTGCCTATAGTGGGTGATGTGAAAATAGTGCTCAGAAAGCTTCTTGAGGAGCTGAAAAGAGAGGGTGCAAAGCTCTTTTTCCCGGAGGAAAGGCAGAAGTGGATTGAACAGATTGAGACATGGAAGAAAAAGCACCCACTCACCTACGGAAATTCCAGCACCATGATAAAACCCCAGTATGTGATAGAGCAGATATACGAGGCAACAAGGGGTGAAGCCATAATCACCACTGGTGTTGGACAGCACCAGATGTGGTCTGCCATGTTTTACAAGTATTCTTTCCCGAGGCAGTTTATAAACTCGGGGGGCCTTGGGACAATGGGCTTTGGCTTTCCAGCAGGTATAGGAGCAAAGCTCGGAAGGCCAGAGAGGGAAGTTTTTGTGATTGATGGAGACGGCTCTTTCATGATGACCATGCAGGAAATTATTACCGCAGTGCAATACAGAGTGCCGGTCAAGGTTGCCATAATAAACAACGGATACCTTGGTATGGTGCGCCAGTGGCAGGAGCTTTTCTATGACAGAAGATACTCAGAGGTAGACCTTTCCATCCAGCCAGACTTTGTAAAGCTGGCGGAGGCCTGTGGTGCGGTTGGCTTCAGGGCAGAAAAGCCTTCAGAGGTCAGAGAAATCATAGAAGAAGCACTCAAGGTTCAGGACAGGCCTGTTATCATGGACTTCCACGTGGACAGGGAAGAGAATGTGCTTCCCATGGTGCCCGCAGGAAAGTCCTACAGAGACATGATACTGGAAGATGGTAAGAAGTCTGTAGAGGCTGAGACCATGTATCTGGTAGGATAA
- the purS gene encoding phosphoribosylformylglycinamidine synthase subunit PurS — MKVRVLILPKRGLLDPEGRAVKEMLLDGGFDVKDVKVGKVVELEVGEGTDIKTLVEKYLVNPLVEEYVIE, encoded by the coding sequence ATGAAGGTAAGAGTTCTTATACTTCCCAAGAGAGGGCTCCTTGACCCTGAGGGCAGGGCAGTGAAGGAGATGCTCCTTGATGGTGGCTTTGATGTAAAAGATGTAAAGGTGGGAAAGGTTGTGGAGCTTGAGGTTGGAGAAGGAACGGATATAAAAACACTTGTTGAAAAATATCTTGTAAACCCCCTTGTAGAGGAGTATGTTATAGAATGA